The nucleotide sequence GGCCGGCGTCATCGACCTCGGTGCCCAAGACGATAAGACCAAGGCTTTCGCGCCCAACAACAACTTCTACTACCTGCCCGGCCAAAGCTTGGTGGTACCCAAAGAAGGCAACCCGCTCGGCCCGGCCCTCGGCCCGCGTGAGGACGGCAAATTTGCTGAAACGCCCGCCAAAGCCACTGGTAATGATGTGTTTTCGGCCACGCCGAGCGTGAACGACTGGTACGAGACGGTGAAGCTTAACTATGGTGTCGATTACCAAAACAACCGCAAAACCTACTTCGAGCCGATACCGGACACCTGGAAGAAGATGCGCGACATTCTGCTGTTTTGGGCCAAGAAAGACGTGGACGGCTTTCGCTGCGACATGGCCGAAATGGTGCCCGTCGAGTTTTGGGCGTGGGTGATTCCGGAGGTGAAAAAGGTGAAGCCCGACATCGTGTTCATTGCCGAAGCCTACAACCCCAAGGAGTACCAGACCTACTTCGAGAAAGGCAAGTTCGATTTCCTCTACGACAAAGTGGGCCTCTACGACGCCCTGCGCCGCTTGATGACGGGGGGCGGCAACACCGAGGAAATCACGAAAGTGTGGCGCGAGGAAAGCCGCGGCTACTCGTCCCGGATGTTGCGCTTCCTTGAAAACCACGACGAGCAACGCATTGCCTCCAAGGACTTTGCCACCGACCCGCGCACCGCTATTCCGGCTATGGTCGTCACGGCTACGTTGGGCTCGGGCCCGGTGATGCTGTACTCGGGGCAGGAGGTGGCCGAGCCAGCGCTGAAGTCAGAGGGCTTCTCTAGCGAGGACGGCCGCACCACCATCTTCGATTATTGGGGCGTGCCGGAGCACCAGAAATGGATGAACGGCGGCAAGTTCGATGGTGGCCAACTCTCGGAAAGCCAGAAGCAGCTCCGCGACTTTTATTGCCGCTTGCTCAACCTGAGTAGCACCAGCGAAGCCATCCGCAAGGGCAAGTTCTACGAGCTACAAGATGCCAACAACCTCGGCAAAGACTACGACCAGAAGCACGTCTACAGCTACCTACGCTACACCGACAACCAGCGCCTGCTCATCGTAGTCAACTTCAGCCGCGACAAAACCTCGAAGCCGACCATCCAAATCCCGCGGGAGGTGCGCCAGCGCATGGGCCTCAACCCCGACCAGTTCTGCACCTACACCGACCTGCTCAACAACACGCCACCCACTGAATACCTAACGCTCAACCTGCCCCCGCTGAGCGCCTACGTGTTCGAAATCAAGCCGAAAGGCAACTAGACCAGGGTCAAGAACAAAAAGAGAACGTCATGCTGAGCGAAGCCGAAGCATCTCGCTAGGGTGGTAAACCCCAACGCTTGCCTAACGATTCGAGCGAGATGCTTCGACTACGCCTCCGGCTTCGCTCAGCATGACGATGTACCATTGAAGTACCTGCATGCCAGAGCTTCCACTTTGCCTGCCGCTCTGTTCAGCATGACGTTCTTTTGCTATCTTACTCGTTGTCCCCTTCACCGCATCCCCACCTAAAATTCCCACACCTTATGGCAACCGGCGTAGCGGCGGCTCCTAGCAGCACCCGCACAAAACCTCGTTTGAGCTTCTGGCAAATCTGGAACATGAGCTTCGGTTTCATGGGCATTCAGTTCGGGTTTGCTCTCCAGAATGCCAACACCAGCCGCATCTTCTCGAACCTCGGCGCCAACCCCGACGACATTCCGATTCTGTGGGTGGCGGCCCCGCTGACGGGGTTGTTGGTGCAGCCCGTCATCGGCTATATGTCGGACCGCACGTGGAGCCCTCGTTGGGGGCGGCGGCGGCCGTTCTTTTTGGTGGGCGCCATCTTAGCGTCGATAGCTATGCTGATTATGCCCAACTCGCCCACGCTGTGGATTGCGGGTGGCATGCTCTGGATCATGGATGCCAGCATCAACATCAGCATGGAACCGTTCCGGGCGTTTGTCGGCGACAAGCTGCCGAACGAGCAGTATACCAGCGGCTTCGCTATGCAGTCGTTTTTTATTGGGGTTGGGGCCGTGGTGGCGTCGTTGCTGCCTACGCTGCTCACCAAATTTGGGGTAGCCAATGAAGCCGCTGCCGGCATTGTGCCCAACTCGGTGAAGTACGCTTACTACCTCGGCGCGGCGGCATTTTTTCTGTGCGTGCTCTACACCGTGCTAACCTCAACCGAGTACCCACCCGAAGACATGGAGGCGTTCGAGCGGGAGAAAAGTTCGGTTACGTTCATGCAGGGCGTCAAGGAAACCTTCTCGGGCGCTTTGCACATGCCGAAGGTGATGAAGCAGCTGGCAGTGGTGCAGTTTTTCACGTGGTTTGGCCTGTTTTGCATGTGGATTTTCACCACGCTGGCCGTTACCAAGCACCTTTATGGCACCACCGATTCTAAGTCGGCGGCCTTCAACGAGGGCGCCAATTTTGTGGGTGAGGCCTTTGCCATGTACAGTGGAATATCGGCTGTATTTAGCTTGCTGCTGCCTTGGGTTGCTCGCAAACTGAGCCGCAAACTAACTCATATGGTTTGCTTAACGGCTGGTGGTCTTGGTCTTATGTCAGTGGCCTTTATCACTGAGCCCTGGATGCTGCTCGTATCGATGGTGGGCGTGGGCATCGCCTGGACTTCCATCTTGTCGGTGCCGTATGCTATGCTGGCCGGCTCGATTCCGGCGCACAAAATGGGCCACTTTATGGGGGTTTTCAACGCCTTTATTGTGCTGCCGCAGGTATGCGCTTCGTTGGGCTTGCCAGCTATCATGAAACAGTTCCCGAGTCTCGACCCACTGAATGTGGTGGTATTGGGCGGAGTGCTGATGGTTATAGCCGGCATATTCACGCTGCGCGTCGACGACAACGAGAAAGTGGCGTTGCCGCTTGCCGACGACCAGCCCATCAACCCCGGATACGACCCCGGTGCTATTCCCGACACAAGAGTTTGACTTTCTCTCCTGCACTTCTCGCCCCGACTGCTTCTGCGGTCGGGGTTTTTTGTTGTGCTTGGGCTTGCCGATGTGCTTGAAATACTGCGTGTTTATACGGACAGCGCAAGCAGTAAAATACGCATTTACCTCACAACGCATTAGCAGCTACGCGCCGTACACCCTAAGCAAACCAGGGCTGCACCTTCTCTCCTGCTTCGAACGGTGCGACCTATTCCCCCATATAGCCGCCTATGTTGCTCTCGATTATCTTTTTGGGCTTGTTTTTCGGGCTCTTTATTGTGTTTTTGGTGCTGCTGCTGCTCGCCAAACCGGCCCCGGCCGGTACCAAAGCCCGGCCCCGAGTAAGCATTCTGATTGCGGCGCGCAACGAAGAAGCGACTATCGAGCGGTGCCTTACTTCCCTAACCCGCCTCAATTACCCGTCGGAGCTGATGGAAATTCTGATTGCCGATGATGCGTCTACCGACAACACGGCGGCCGTTGTGGCGCACTTCATCAAAGACAAGCCGCAGTTCCAGCTGCTGAGCGTGCGGCACCGCTTGGGCACGGCTCGCGGCAAAAGCAACGCCTTGGCTCACCTCTGCCGCGCCGCCACCACCGACTACTTTCTGCTCACCGACGCCGACATGGCCCTTGCGCCCGAATGGGTGGAAACCATGCTGGCCGCCACCGAAACCAACAACGTGGGCGTCGTAACGGGCATTACCACCGCCAATAGCACCGTGTTTGGCCGCCTCCAGGGCCTCGACTGGCTGTTTGGCCTCAACGTCATTCGGTTGCTGTCTGACACTGGCGTGCCAGTTACATCGGTTGGCAACAACATGCTTGTTACGCGGGCAGCCTACGAGTCCATTGGCGGCTACGAGGCGTTGGCTTTTAGCATCACGGAAGACTTGCAACTCTTCTCCAAGATTGTCGCGCAAGGTTGGGGCTTCCGCAACCTCTGCGACCCACGCATACTAGGCGTAACGGTGCCGCAACCTACTATGCGCCATCTGCTTTGGCAGCGTAAGCGTTGGATGAAAGGCGCTGTCCGGCTCCCTAGCCAACTTTCGTTGCTGTTTGGAACCTACGGCATCTTCTACCCCTTTTTGTTTTGGCCTGGTTTGCACACTCCCCTATTTATGCTTGGGGTATACGCCGCTAAGATTCTGTGTCAGACGCTGTTTCTGGCCATCACGCTCCGGCAAGTAGGCCGCCGCGAATCGTTGGGGCTGCTGTTACTTTACGAGCCCTACCTCTGCGTTATGTCGCTGGCTGTTATTGGCTACACTCTTTGGCCCGGCTATATCCAATGGAAGCAGCGCCGCTATCAGTGGGCCGAAGGTTGAGTTGCCTATTGTAGATAGTCACAAAAAAGAAGCCCTGGCGCATATTGCCAGGGCTTCTTTTTTATGACTCACTGAAAGTAGCTAGATCATATACGACTGTCAGCCACTGCTATCAATTTCTATTTGCTAGCTAGGCTTTTCTCGCGGGTAGCCTTGAACTCAGAGCCGGGCTTCCACTTGGGGAACGTGCTTTCTTCGGCGAGGCGCTGACCAATGCGGAAGAGCAAGCGTGCATCCTGCTCCATGCCGCGCAGGTCCCACTTGGGGTCGTATTCGTCGGAGGGCTGGTGGTAGTTTTTGGCGGTGTAGGCTTGCATCTGTTGGGCGGCGTACTCTTTGCCGCGGGCGCGACTGTCGAAGGCACCTTTGGCATCAAGAGCAGGCACGCCCACGAAGGCAAAGCTGAAGTGGTCGGAGCGGTAGAAGCTGCCTTTTTCGGGGTGCTGGTCGGGTAGGATGTAGCGGTTCTGCTCTTTGGCCGCGTCGCGGGCATAGTCGTCTAGCTCCGATTGGCCGAAGCCGATAACTGTTAGGTCGCGCATGGGACCGAAGGCTGCTAGAGCGTCCATGTTCAAATC is from Hymenobacter tibetensis and encodes:
- a CDS encoding alpha-amylase family glycosyl hydrolase — translated: MSDTVFLADPNTTEEVPQDHKLVVYQLMTRLFGNKTTVNKPYGTVQENGTGKFNDITDKALQEIKKMGVSHVWYTGVIEHATMTDYTAQGGPGPDDADIVKGRAGSPYAIKDYYDVAPDLAVNVKTRMTEYEALIKRTHANGLQVLMDFIPNHVARSYKSDAKPAGVIDLGAQDDKTKAFAPNNNFYYLPGQSLVVPKEGNPLGPALGPREDGKFAETPAKATGNDVFSATPSVNDWYETVKLNYGVDYQNNRKTYFEPIPDTWKKMRDILLFWAKKDVDGFRCDMAEMVPVEFWAWVIPEVKKVKPDIVFIAEAYNPKEYQTYFEKGKFDFLYDKVGLYDALRRLMTGGGNTEEITKVWREESRGYSSRMLRFLENHDEQRIASKDFATDPRTAIPAMVVTATLGSGPVMLYSGQEVAEPALKSEGFSSEDGRTTIFDYWGVPEHQKWMNGGKFDGGQLSESQKQLRDFYCRLLNLSSTSEAIRKGKFYELQDANNLGKDYDQKHVYSYLRYTDNQRLLIVVNFSRDKTSKPTIQIPREVRQRMGLNPDQFCTYTDLLNNTPPTEYLTLNLPPLSAYVFEIKPKGN
- a CDS encoding MFS transporter; its protein translation is MATGVAAAPSSTRTKPRLSFWQIWNMSFGFMGIQFGFALQNANTSRIFSNLGANPDDIPILWVAAPLTGLLVQPVIGYMSDRTWSPRWGRRRPFFLVGAILASIAMLIMPNSPTLWIAGGMLWIMDASINISMEPFRAFVGDKLPNEQYTSGFAMQSFFIGVGAVVASLLPTLLTKFGVANEAAAGIVPNSVKYAYYLGAAAFFLCVLYTVLTSTEYPPEDMEAFEREKSSVTFMQGVKETFSGALHMPKVMKQLAVVQFFTWFGLFCMWIFTTLAVTKHLYGTTDSKSAAFNEGANFVGEAFAMYSGISAVFSLLLPWVARKLSRKLTHMVCLTAGGLGLMSVAFITEPWMLLVSMVGVGIAWTSILSVPYAMLAGSIPAHKMGHFMGVFNAFIVLPQVCASLGLPAIMKQFPSLDPLNVVVLGGVLMVIAGIFTLRVDDNEKVALPLADDQPINPGYDPGAIPDTRV
- a CDS encoding glycosyltransferase, with protein sequence MLLSIIFLGLFFGLFIVFLVLLLLAKPAPAGTKARPRVSILIAARNEEATIERCLTSLTRLNYPSELMEILIADDASTDNTAAVVAHFIKDKPQFQLLSVRHRLGTARGKSNALAHLCRAATTDYFLLTDADMALAPEWVETMLAATETNNVGVVTGITTANSTVFGRLQGLDWLFGLNVIRLLSDTGVPVTSVGNNMLVTRAAYESIGGYEALAFSITEDLQLFSKIVAQGWGFRNLCDPRILGVTVPQPTMRHLLWQRKRWMKGAVRLPSQLSLLFGTYGIFYPFLFWPGLHTPLFMLGVYAAKILCQTLFLAITLRQVGRRESLGLLLLYEPYLCVMSLAVIGYTLWPGYIQWKQRRYQWAEG